In Sphingobium amiense, a genomic segment contains:
- the eutC gene encoding ethanolamine ammonia-lyase subunit EutC → MAELPGLRDRFRALTQARLLLGRAGQGLPTRALLNFQMDHARARDAVYSPLAADGFADAIGRPVIEVRSRARDRQEYLQRPDLGRALNPDDTALLPTTAGDLAIVVADGLSATAVHAHAASVVTSLVARLPDWTIAPVILARQGRVALADEIGAALGVNMTVILIGERPGLSASDSLGAYLTWDPRLGRRDSERNCVSNIRPPHGLSYEVAADTIVSLLKSARRQRLTGIALIDDGRRLSP, encoded by the coding sequence GTGGCTGAACTCCCCGGCCTGCGCGATCGGTTCCGCGCTCTGACTCAGGCGCGGCTGCTGCTCGGCCGCGCCGGACAGGGACTGCCTACACGCGCACTGCTCAACTTCCAGATGGATCATGCGCGCGCGCGCGACGCCGTCTACAGTCCACTGGCAGCCGATGGCTTCGCCGATGCAATCGGACGCCCCGTCATTGAGGTCCGCAGCCGCGCGAGAGACCGACAGGAATATCTGCAACGGCCTGATCTCGGGCGCGCTCTGAATCCGGACGACACAGCGCTTCTTCCAACGACGGCGGGAGACCTCGCCATCGTCGTCGCCGACGGATTGTCCGCAACGGCAGTGCATGCTCATGCCGCTTCGGTCGTAACATCGCTCGTCGCCCGCCTTCCCGATTGGACGATCGCCCCCGTCATATTGGCGAGGCAGGGCCGTGTCGCGTTAGCTGACGAAATCGGCGCGGCGCTCGGCGTCAATATGACGGTGATCCTTATCGGGGAGCGTCCGGGTCTGAGCGCCTCTGACAGCTTGGGCGCCTATCTGACCTGGGATCCCCGACTGGGTCGGCGGGACAGCGAACGCAATTGCGTCTCCAATATCAGACCACCGCACGGCCTGAGCTATGAGGTAGCCGCAGACACCATCGTGAGCCTTCTGAAGTCCGCCCGGCGTCAGCGCTTGACCGGTATCGCCCTCATCGACGACGGGCGGCGGTTGTCGCCCTAG
- a CDS encoding ethanolamine ammonia-lyase subunit EutB codes for MPRYHADLGGTRHVFDDLRALLAAASPARSGDMLAGVGAQSAEERVAARFALADLPLAAFLNEVVIPYEKDEVTRLIVDNHAASVFSAISHLTVGGFREWLLSNAVGGAEIAAIAGAITPEMAAAVSKLMRNQDLIAVARKIEVITRFRNTIGLTGRLSVRLQPNHPTDDPAGIAASILDGLLMGSGDAVIGINPATDDADTTATLLELIDEIRLSCAIPTQSCVLAHVTTTLELVRRGAPVDLCFQSIAGTQAGNRGFGIDLALLREACDATQSLQRGTVGQNVMYFETGQGSCLSANAHHEVDQQTLETRAYAVARAFDPLLVNSVVGFIGPEYLFDGKQIARAALEDHFCGKLLGLPMGVDICYTNHAEADGDDSDTILTLLGVAGVSFIIGVPGADDIMLNYQSTSFHDALYIREVLGRRPAPEFEAWLENIGLSDQGRIADHLPPALIADHIPLLRDARG; via the coding sequence TTGCCACGCTATCACGCCGATCTGGGTGGCACCCGCCACGTCTTCGACGATCTGCGCGCCCTCCTCGCGGCCGCGAGTCCCGCGAGATCGGGTGACATGCTGGCGGGAGTCGGCGCACAAAGTGCGGAAGAGCGCGTGGCGGCAAGGTTTGCGCTGGCCGATCTGCCATTGGCCGCCTTCCTCAACGAGGTCGTCATTCCCTATGAAAAGGATGAAGTGACCCGGCTGATCGTGGACAATCACGCAGCATCCGTTTTTTCCGCGATTTCCCATTTGACGGTGGGGGGCTTTAGGGAATGGCTGCTGTCCAACGCCGTGGGCGGCGCCGAGATCGCGGCCATCGCCGGCGCCATAACTCCGGAGATGGCGGCCGCGGTTTCGAAGCTCATGCGAAATCAGGATCTGATCGCGGTCGCCCGGAAAATCGAGGTGATCACGCGCTTCCGCAACACGATAGGCCTGACGGGACGACTTTCGGTCCGGCTGCAACCCAATCACCCGACCGATGACCCGGCGGGCATAGCCGCGTCCATATTGGACGGCCTCCTGATGGGCTCCGGCGACGCGGTAATCGGCATCAACCCGGCGACCGATGACGCGGACACGACCGCCACCCTGCTCGAACTGATCGACGAAATCCGTCTGAGTTGCGCCATTCCCACCCAGTCCTGCGTCCTCGCGCATGTTACCACGACGCTTGAGCTGGTTCGTCGCGGGGCGCCGGTCGATCTGTGCTTCCAGTCCATTGCCGGCACCCAGGCGGGCAATCGAGGCTTCGGCATCGACCTTGCGCTGCTTCGCGAAGCCTGTGATGCGACGCAGAGTCTGCAGCGGGGAACCGTTGGTCAGAATGTCATGTATTTCGAAACGGGCCAGGGTTCATGCCTGTCCGCGAACGCGCATCACGAGGTCGACCAGCAGACTCTGGAAACCCGTGCCTATGCAGTGGCGCGCGCCTTTGATCCATTGCTGGTGAACAGCGTGGTCGGTTTCATCGGACCGGAATATCTGTTCGACGGCAAGCAGATCGCCCGCGCCGCGCTCGAAGATCATTTCTGCGGAAAGCTGCTCGGCCTGCCCATGGGCGTGGACATCTGTTACACAAATCACGCCGAAGCGGATGGCGATGACAGCGACACGATATTGACGCTGCTCGGCGTGGCCGGCGTGAGCTTCATCATCGGGGTTCCCGGAGCGGACGACATCATGCTCAACTACCAATCCACCAGCTTTCACGACGCGCTTTACATCCGTGAGGTGCTGGGTCGAAGACCCGCCCCCGAGTTCGAGGCTTGGCTCGAGAATATCGGGCTGTCGGACCAGGGTCGGATCGCCGATCACCTGCCGCCCGCACTGATCGCCGACCATATTCCCCTGCTAAGAGACGCTCGTGGCTGA
- a CDS encoding LLM class flavin-dependent oxidoreductase produces the protein MTAKKDTILLWMPAYLGFHSMAWRQEAGQRRSEMDFDMVRRQIQIAERGKFHAAFFADTVAVGVYSADVSMEALSRTAKASAWEPVTLLSALAACTNNIGLLGTVTTSYAEPYNVARMFASLDHISGGRAGWNVVTTSHPKSAMNFGRDAHYGHGERYERCEEFFDTVAGLWDSWEDDAFLRDRASGRYFDPEKLHSLNHRGKHLSVAGPLNIARPPQGHPVIAQAGSSVEGRAFAARHADLIYTMQAEIRHAKTFYDDVKAQAADSGRNPDHVKIMPAIGLMVGRSRAHAEDKIAALDELVDPVFGMEVLSSYISADLSGHDLDGPVPEIAEDQAGSKTSQKYFLDLAKRDNLSIRQLMQVAARLGTAPGSPMDIADMIEEWMEAGAADGFNITFASDEDSLEIFVDDVIPELQRRGLFQREYRGRTLRENLGLPRPDNRFVRGPAKHQVRRTLVPET, from the coding sequence ATGACCGCCAAAAAGGACACGATTCTCCTTTGGATGCCTGCCTATCTGGGGTTTCACTCGATGGCCTGGCGGCAGGAAGCGGGGCAGCGCCGATCGGAGATGGATTTCGACATGGTCCGCCGGCAGATCCAAATTGCCGAGCGTGGCAAGTTCCATGCGGCGTTCTTCGCGGATACAGTCGCGGTCGGCGTCTACTCGGCCGACGTCAGCATGGAAGCGCTGAGTCGCACCGCCAAGGCATCCGCGTGGGAGCCGGTCACGCTGCTTTCGGCGCTTGCGGCCTGCACGAACAATATTGGCCTGCTCGGCACGGTGACCACAAGCTACGCCGAACCCTATAATGTCGCACGGATGTTCGCCTCGCTCGATCATATCTCGGGCGGGCGGGCAGGGTGGAATGTGGTCACCACCTCCCATCCCAAGTCGGCGATGAACTTCGGGCGCGACGCGCATTACGGTCATGGCGAGCGCTACGAGCGCTGCGAGGAGTTTTTCGATACTGTCGCGGGACTCTGGGACAGTTGGGAGGATGATGCGTTTCTGCGCGACAGGGCGTCGGGACGCTATTTCGACCCCGAGAAGCTGCACAGCCTCAATCATCGCGGCAAGCATCTGTCGGTTGCGGGGCCGCTCAATATCGCGCGGCCGCCGCAGGGGCACCCGGTCATCGCCCAAGCTGGCTCTTCCGTCGAGGGGCGCGCCTTCGCTGCGCGCCACGCTGACCTCATCTATACGATGCAGGCTGAGATCAGGCACGCCAAAACCTTCTACGATGACGTCAAGGCGCAGGCTGCCGACAGCGGGCGCAATCCCGACCATGTCAAGATCATGCCGGCGATCGGCCTGATGGTCGGCCGCAGCCGCGCCCATGCCGAAGACAAAATCGCCGCCCTGGATGAACTTGTCGATCCGGTCTTCGGGATGGAAGTGCTGTCCAGTTACATCAGTGCCGATCTTTCGGGCCATGACCTCGACGGCCCGGTGCCGGAGATCGCCGAGGATCAGGCGGGATCGAAGACGAGCCAGAAATATTTTCTCGATCTGGCCAAGCGCGACAATCTCAGCATCCGCCAGTTGATGCAGGTCGCCGCGCGGCTGGGCACGGCCCCCGGCTCGCCGATGGACATAGCCGACATGATTGAGGAGTGGATGGAGGCCGGGGCGGCCGACGGCTTCAACATTACCTTCGCCAGCGATGAGGATTCGCTGGAAATCTTCGTGGACGACGTGATCCCCGAACTGCAACGGCGGGGACTTTTCCAACGCGAGTATCGCGGAAGGACGTTGCGCGAGAATCTGGGCCTCCCGCGCCCGGATAACCGCTTCGTGCGTGGACCGGCGAAACACCAGGTCCGGCGAACCCTGGTTCCGGAGACCTGA
- a CDS encoding amidohydrolase family protein — MTDVDSHEMIPAQLWVEEFGEAVRPWVDLVVAASENTKTNANNMSIPDFDGDVGVIDPDTVWTAKGATAPAATDMHRRHELMDVMGVKRQLMFPTGPGLGGSILYASAEDRHFSMERFGVPKGQGYAFARDLMRANNEWAVGVAAISDRFRPVTPVFGDTPEDLYAMTASLVERGIRAVQLSAPRLPGGVSPAHNDLDPFYALLAEAKVALTLHIGGDSLLFRTNDWNKAKAFQGFKDTPEVGMDPWTLSALHLAPQNFVATLVTGGVFDRHPALRVGVLEYCAHWIGPLAQLLDLWHDNNQSIHPVPFADGSNGRRLPLRPSEYISRNIRVAPFDFEPVGKYIEMYGLEDVYCFASDYPHIEGGRKPVDKFATSLDPLGHEIMEKFFVTNGELLLAE, encoded by the coding sequence ATGACCGATGTCGACAGCCATGAGATGATACCGGCCCAGCTTTGGGTGGAAGAATTTGGTGAAGCAGTCCGGCCCTGGGTCGATCTGGTTGTTGCTGCGTCAGAAAATACGAAAACCAACGCCAACAATATGAGCATACCGGACTTTGACGGCGATGTGGGCGTTATTGATCCGGATACGGTGTGGACTGCAAAGGGCGCGACCGCTCCCGCCGCCACCGACATGCACCGACGCCATGAACTCATGGACGTCATGGGCGTCAAGCGGCAGTTGATGTTCCCTACCGGACCGGGACTGGGCGGCTCGATTCTTTACGCTTCGGCAGAGGACCGGCATTTCTCGATGGAGCGTTTCGGCGTGCCCAAGGGGCAGGGCTATGCCTTCGCGCGCGACCTGATGCGGGCGAACAATGAATGGGCCGTGGGCGTCGCCGCGATCTCGGACCGATTTCGCCCCGTGACGCCCGTATTTGGCGACACTCCGGAAGACCTCTATGCTATGACGGCGTCGCTTGTCGAACGGGGCATACGCGCAGTGCAGCTTTCCGCGCCCCGGCTGCCGGGTGGCGTTTCGCCGGCGCATAACGATCTCGATCCTTTCTATGCGCTTCTTGCGGAGGCGAAAGTCGCGCTGACTTTGCATATCGGCGGTGACTCGCTGCTTTTCCGCACCAATGACTGGAACAAGGCCAAGGCGTTCCAGGGGTTCAAGGACACGCCCGAAGTGGGGATGGACCCGTGGACGCTGTCTGCGCTCCATCTTGCCCCACAAAACTTCGTCGCAACGCTGGTGACGGGCGGCGTGTTCGACCGCCATCCGGCGCTGCGGGTCGGCGTGCTGGAATATTGCGCGCACTGGATTGGTCCGCTCGCCCAGTTGCTGGATCTCTGGCACGACAACAACCAGTCGATCCACCCGGTACCCTTTGCCGACGGTTCAAATGGACGTCGCCTGCCGCTGCGCCCATCGGAATATATCTCGCGCAACATCCGTGTCGCTCCCTTCGATTTCGAACCCGTCGGCAAGTATATTGAGATGTACGGCCTCGAAGACGTTTACTGCTTCGCCAGCGACTATCCCCACATCGAAGGTGGCAGGAAGCCGGTGGATAAGTTTGCGACCTCGCTTGATCCTCTGGGCCATGAAATAATGGAGAAGTTCTTCGTGACAAACGGTGAGCTTCTTTTGGCAGAGTGA
- a CDS encoding amidohydrolase family protein: MTGNGSAFLKILKFNIQIHRRRHMYELPKSVLPFAGRITDVDSHEMVPAQLWVEEFGETVRPWAEITMAAPIRPNGNNMNIPDYPGDVGEIDPDTAWTTKGSAAPAATDMNRRNDLMDTMAISRQLMFPSGVGLGGSILYGSAEGTARYKTFGEKTYSVALDLIKANNDWAVRVAKISDRFRPVTPIFGDTPEELIEMTKSLIDRGIRAVQIQAPRLPGGVSPASKKLDPFYAMLAEAKVPLTLHTTGLESLLFRTNDWGDAEEFQGYKMTEEGSLDPWTLSIFHLAPQNFIATLVTGGVFDRHPTLRVGVMEYTAHWIGPLARMLDLWRDNNQAILPKTFADGSEGRRLPMRPSEYISRNVRVSPFDFEPVGEYIEKFGLEDVYCFASDYPHVEGGKKPIDKFAASLEPLGHRVMEKFFVTNGELMLPD, translated from the coding sequence GTGACCGGTAATGGCAGCGCTTTCCTTAAAATATTAAAATTCAATATTCAGATTCATAGGAGACGGCATATGTATGAACTTCCAAAGAGTGTGCTTCCCTTCGCGGGCCGTATAACCGACGTGGACAGTCATGAGATGGTTCCGGCGCAGCTCTGGGTTGAGGAATTTGGCGAAACGGTTCGGCCCTGGGCCGAAATCACAATGGCTGCGCCTATCCGCCCCAACGGAAACAATATGAACATTCCCGACTATCCGGGCGATGTGGGCGAGATCGACCCCGATACGGCTTGGACGACGAAAGGCTCCGCTGCTCCCGCTGCTACCGACATGAACCGTCGGAACGACCTTATGGATACGATGGCGATCAGTCGCCAGCTCATGTTCCCGTCGGGCGTCGGACTGGGCGGTTCGATCCTCTATGGGTCAGCGGAAGGGACTGCCCGCTACAAGACCTTCGGCGAGAAGACCTATTCCGTGGCGCTCGATCTCATCAAGGCCAACAACGACTGGGCGGTGCGGGTCGCTAAAATTTCGGACCGTTTCCGGCCGGTCACGCCGATCTTCGGCGATACGCCGGAAGAATTGATTGAAATGACCAAATCGCTGATTGATCGGGGTATCCGTGCCGTGCAGATTCAGGCGCCGCGGCTCCCCGGCGGGGTTTCGCCCGCATCGAAAAAGCTGGACCCCTTCTATGCGATGCTGGCCGAGGCGAAAGTGCCGCTGACCCTGCATACCACCGGTCTTGAGTCCCTGCTGTTCCGCACCAACGACTGGGGCGATGCAGAAGAATTTCAAGGCTATAAGATGACCGAGGAGGGCAGCCTCGATCCATGGACCCTCTCTATCTTCCACCTCGCTCCGCAGAATTTCATCGCGACGTTGGTGACCGGGGGCGTGTTTGATCGGCACCCGACCCTGCGCGTCGGGGTGATGGAATATACCGCGCACTGGATCGGCCCGCTGGCGCGCATGCTCGACCTGTGGCGCGACAATAATCAGGCCATCTTGCCCAAGACATTCGCCGATGGTTCTGAGGGGCGCCGCCTGCCCATGCGGCCATCCGAATATATCTCTCGAAATGTACGCGTCTCTCCGTTCGATTTCGAGCCGGTGGGCGAATATATCGAGAAATTTGGCCTGGAAGACGTTTATTGCTTTGCCAGCGATTATCCTCATGTCGAGGGCGGCAAGAAGCCGATCGACAAGTTCGCGGCGTCGCTGGAGCCGCTCGGACATCGCGTGATGGAGAAGTTCTTCGTCACCAACGGTGAACTGATGCTGCCGGATTGA
- a CDS encoding M24 family metallopeptidase, which translates to MINPDDDLGIPKFSLAERERRWARVRRLMERDDVDAIFVPPHTGLFDTQQANTRYLTGLGGNHWTLATIFPVEGDVTVFTSADVHPSVCMQRQDWVHDVRVMTGAWGFTRSVIQRLKELRGLRRLGVFGLAGNTRFPEGTTSHGTVQLLREELPDVELLNATPLMAEARFIKSPEEIAFLRKGTEILEQAIDIAVQEARPGVPENIVYAHMVASLVQAGGELPAFILWSAGSPQPLSNAYMPSRRPLRAGDVIMTELQGRYAGCDAAGAQALFLGRAPDEYHEMFERQQEAVRICHAMLRPGQSVGTIAENLNDMTDERFDVRVLMHGRGMGDDSPLAVFGVRDAAMANWTVEENSAFVVKPIVSTKDRSKWIYWGDTVICTPWGAERLGKRAPAIIEIL; encoded by the coding sequence ATGATTAATCCAGACGACGATCTCGGCATTCCGAAATTTTCGTTGGCGGAGCGGGAGCGCCGCTGGGCGCGGGTGCGTCGGCTCATGGAGCGGGATGATGTGGATGCCATATTCGTGCCGCCCCATACTGGCCTTTTCGATACGCAGCAGGCAAACACGCGCTATCTGACGGGACTTGGCGGCAATCATTGGACGCTTGCGACGATATTCCCGGTCGAAGGCGATGTGACCGTTTTTACCAGCGCCGATGTGCATCCCTCCGTCTGCATGCAGCGACAGGACTGGGTTCATGACGTTCGGGTTATGACGGGCGCCTGGGGCTTCACGCGATCGGTGATCCAGCGGCTGAAGGAACTGCGTGGACTTCGCCGCCTTGGCGTCTTCGGCCTGGCTGGGAATACTCGCTTTCCGGAGGGGACAACCTCGCACGGTACGGTCCAGCTCCTGCGCGAAGAGCTTCCCGATGTGGAGCTTCTCAATGCGACGCCGCTCATGGCTGAGGCCCGTTTTATCAAGTCGCCGGAGGAAATCGCCTTCCTCCGCAAGGGCACCGAGATTCTCGAACAGGCAATAGACATTGCCGTTCAGGAAGCGCGACCCGGCGTTCCCGAGAACATCGTTTACGCGCATATGGTCGCGTCGCTGGTGCAAGCGGGCGGAGAACTGCCCGCTTTCATTCTATGGTCGGCTGGCTCGCCCCAACCGCTCTCCAACGCATATATGCCATCCCGCCGCCCCCTCCGCGCGGGAGACGTGATCATGACGGAACTTCAGGGGCGCTATGCGGGCTGCGACGCCGCTGGCGCGCAGGCGCTGTTTTTGGGGCGAGCGCCGGATGAATATCATGAGATGTTTGAACGGCAGCAGGAGGCTGTCCGCATCTGTCATGCGATGTTGCGGCCGGGACAATCGGTGGGAACCATTGCCGAGAATCTCAACGATATGACCGACGAGCGTTTCGATGTCCGTGTTCTGATGCACGGACGGGGGATGGGCGACGACTCCCCTCTCGCGGTTTTCGGGGTTCGGGATGCTGCGATGGCGAACTGGACTGTCGAGGAAAACAGCGCATTCGTTGTGAAACCGATCGTGTCGACCAAGGACCGCAGTAAATGGATATACTGGGGCGACACCGTGATCTGCACGCCGTGGGGTGCGGAACGACTTGGCAAGCGTGCCCCCGCCATCATTGAGATATTGTGA
- a CDS encoding TonB-dependent receptor, translated as MAEFQLLTRLCAYHFYRIRRSIILLVRNLGRRKGGLMPKNVIRFATCSSLAPIMAALMCSTSHAQAPDIGVSESPSPDSQGGGTDIVVTAQRREQKLQDVPIAITAVTSEELSARNVFDLQSISSVAPSVQITGAGGVAGNHQVSIRGISGQGSPIGTAQPVATYIDGEYLPTTDAAFFTLDDVERVEVLRGPQGTLYGRNSTAGAINIITRMPGQDLKAGFDVSYGNYAHVLARGSVSGPLAAGLSAGVSASYEARDGFIKNSTTGKSLDDLRSYVLRGKLYYQSPDENFSILAAADTWRRDNPSTIWSSLYNPAGNVFIGLPNPSTITVPARADDTYINDNKSEGQAITLTYKASPQLQFTSITTHRNYRVDISYYTPVFNLAGGSIIQYKTFNSEFRGNYTGDWLTITAGVNYYRSDQLYATQSPHALGTTLPYANPRDTSNLEAVGVFGQAEMTIAPDLTLVGGARYIHETQDFVIDYSKAAVPGPLVNGSVKANKPIFNGGINYKPDSDILLYAKVSQGYQAPGFNNSIRSTSAFTFRPETLVAYEAGIKSQFFGRLLTFNLAGFYYDYKDLQVRNIVTVGVQIIENAASAKIKGLEASLVLRPTRGLTLSGDLSWTDATYKSFCEGNGGSAPPANDTACINANGIAGWDRSGNYLSNSPKWSGTVSANYNLPLGPGELRTNVGYNFSSKAYFSPANEIPISRDSIDKLDARIGYKVEGFEIYAYGQNLTNRRFASYPIRALYTPINFVVSPPNDPRTYGVGMKYSF; from the coding sequence ATGGCCGAATTTCAGCTATTGACAAGGCTATGCGCTTATCATTTTTATCGCATTCGTCGCTCGATAATACTTTTGGTCAGAAATTTGGGGCGGCGAAAAGGGGGTCTCATGCCGAAGAACGTCATTCGTTTCGCCACCTGCTCCAGCCTAGCGCCAATCATGGCGGCGCTGATGTGCTCCACCTCCCACGCACAGGCGCCCGACATCGGCGTCAGCGAGTCGCCCTCTCCCGACAGCCAGGGGGGCGGGACAGACATCGTCGTAACAGCACAGCGGCGCGAGCAAAAGCTCCAGGACGTCCCCATCGCGATCACGGCGGTGACGTCCGAGGAACTGAGCGCGCGCAACGTGTTCGATCTCCAGTCGATTTCCTCGGTCGCTCCGTCGGTCCAGATCACCGGTGCAGGCGGTGTTGCAGGCAATCATCAGGTTTCGATCCGCGGCATATCCGGCCAAGGCAGTCCGATCGGCACCGCCCAGCCGGTTGCGACCTACATTGACGGGGAATATCTGCCGACGACGGACGCCGCCTTCTTCACCTTGGACGACGTCGAGCGGGTGGAGGTTCTTCGCGGCCCACAAGGAACGCTCTATGGCCGAAATTCGACCGCCGGCGCCATCAACATCATCACCCGAATGCCGGGGCAGGATCTCAAGGCCGGCTTCGACGTGAGCTACGGAAATTACGCCCATGTCCTGGCGCGCGGATCGGTCAGCGGACCGCTAGCCGCCGGGTTGAGCGCAGGTGTCTCGGCCAGCTATGAGGCCCGCGACGGCTTTATCAAGAACTCGACGACGGGCAAATCGCTGGACGACCTGCGATCCTACGTCCTCCGTGGAAAATTATATTATCAGTCACCCGACGAGAATTTCTCAATTCTTGCGGCCGCAGATACATGGCGCCGCGATAATCCCTCGACGATCTGGAGTTCGCTGTACAATCCGGCCGGCAACGTCTTCATCGGCCTGCCGAACCCGAGCACGATCACCGTTCCGGCGAGGGCGGATGACACCTATATCAACGACAACAAGTCAGAGGGTCAGGCAATCACGCTGACCTACAAGGCATCGCCCCAACTGCAATTCACATCCATCACGACGCACCGCAATTATCGTGTCGATATTTCCTATTATACTCCGGTCTTCAATTTGGCGGGCGGGTCGATCATCCAATACAAGACCTTCAACTCGGAGTTTCGCGGCAATTATACCGGCGATTGGCTAACGATCACCGCAGGCGTCAACTATTACAGAAGCGATCAACTTTACGCGACCCAATCTCCGCATGCGCTGGGCACGACCCTGCCTTACGCCAACCCCCGCGACACATCCAATCTCGAGGCGGTGGGTGTATTCGGCCAGGCCGAAATGACGATCGCCCCTGATCTGACCTTGGTCGGCGGAGCGCGCTACATTCACGAGACACAGGACTTCGTGATCGACTACAGCAAGGCGGCGGTGCCCGGGCCGCTGGTCAACGGGTCGGTCAAAGCGAACAAGCCGATCTTCAATGGCGGCATCAACTACAAACCGGACAGCGATATCCTCCTCTACGCCAAGGTCAGTCAAGGCTATCAGGCGCCCGGTTTCAACAACTCGATCCGCTCGACCAGTGCCTTTACGTTCAGGCCCGAAACGCTCGTCGCTTATGAAGCCGGTATAAAGTCGCAATTTTTCGGCCGCCTTCTCACATTCAACCTCGCCGGGTTCTATTATGATTATAAAGATCTCCAGGTGAGGAACATCGTGACGGTTGGCGTCCAGATCATCGAAAATGCCGCAAGCGCCAAGATCAAAGGCCTTGAAGCGAGCCTTGTCCTGCGGCCCACACGCGGACTCACGCTGAGCGGCGATCTTTCTTGGACCGATGCCACCTATAAGTCTTTCTGCGAAGGGAATGGCGGCAGCGCCCCCCCGGCGAACGATACCGCCTGCATCAACGCCAATGGTATCGCCGGATGGGACCGCTCAGGCAATTACCTCAGCAACTCGCCAAAATGGTCCGGCACCGTGTCGGCCAATTACAACCTGCCGCTGGGTCCAGGAGAACTCCGCACCAATGTGGGCTATAATTTCTCGTCCAAAGCCTATTTTTCCCCTGCCAACGAAATCCCGATCAGTCGCGACAGCATCGACAAGCTGGACGCACGCATCGGCTATAAGGTCGAGGGTTTTGAAATTTACGCATATGGCCAAAATCTGACGAATCGGCGCTTTGCGTCATACCCGATCCGCGCACTCTATACGCCTATCAACTTCGTCGTCAGCCCTCCGAATGACCCGAGAACCTATGGCGTGGGCATGAAGTATAGTTTCTAG
- a CDS encoding TetR/AcrR family transcriptional regulator, with amino-acid sequence MTASTISADAVPAVDQEAKNRGGRRDRTRQALIDAGMHLIALTSLSAVSIDEIVAEANVAKGTFYNHFVDKDELFNAIVESVRHQVHSRVVGETKALSDPARKVARAFCVGLRYQLDHKEQVLFLMHSRFSIRPLNDPVDVGIVSYIAEGIASGRFRLATTEGGVLLVHGLSGAAYAYSIDEAGAFGIVARGQQLAAIMLRGLGLPTEEADMIAAQEADVILRRHFAAA; translated from the coding sequence ATGACAGCTTCTACCATCAGTGCTGATGCGGTTCCGGCAGTTGATCAGGAGGCGAAGAACCGGGGCGGACGCCGCGACCGGACGCGCCAGGCACTGATTGACGCGGGCATGCATCTGATTGCCCTAACATCGCTCAGCGCAGTGTCGATCGACGAGATCGTCGCCGAAGCCAATGTGGCCAAGGGCACATTTTACAATCATTTCGTCGACAAGGACGAACTGTTCAATGCTATAGTGGAATCCGTCCGGCATCAGGTTCATTCGCGCGTGGTCGGAGAGACCAAGGCTTTGTCAGATCCGGCGCGGAAGGTCGCCAGAGCCTTTTGCGTGGGCCTGCGATACCAGCTCGATCATAAGGAACAGGTTCTGTTCCTGATGCACAGCCGCTTCTCCATACGGCCGCTCAATGATCCCGTCGATGTTGGAATCGTCAGTTATATCGCAGAAGGGATCGCCTCGGGGCGTTTCAGGCTTGCGACCACCGAAGGGGGTGTGCTCCTCGTGCACGGCCTCAGCGGTGCGGCCTATGCCTATTCGATCGACGAAGCCGGCGCATTCGGCATCGTTGCAAGAGGGCAGCAATTGGCCGCGATCATGTTACGCGGGCTGGGCTTGCCGACCGAGGAAGCCGACATGATCGCCGCGCAGGAGGCCGATGTCATTCTGCGGCGGCATTTCGCGGCAGCATAA